Within the Hevea brasiliensis isolate MT/VB/25A 57/8 chromosome 2, ASM3005281v1, whole genome shotgun sequence genome, the region ACACGTTCTTGTTTACGGCCCTCTTGTTCTGTTTTTGAGTCTTGGATATTTGGTTTATGGGTTTTGATTTTTGTAAACTAGACTATTGGGCAATTAGCTTTTGGATTTGCCAAATCTCTTCTttcattgattttttttctttgttaagaAAATTTTTTGACTTGCAATTCCTAACAACAAaagcactattttttttttctcactgtTTTTCCGTTGCATGTGGGAAGAGGCACAACTACATACAAACGGTAATTTGGTTCCTATTTTGATTCTTTCTTTTTTTGGGTTTTTGTGAATTTTTTGGATCAGGTTTGGTCGCTGGTGAGGCGATTCGATCAGCCACAGAAGTACAAGCCATTTGTGAGTAGGTGCGTTGTGAATGGGGAGAGTGGAGAGCCTGGGATAGGAAGTGTTAGGGAAGTGAATGTTAAATCTGGACTCCCCGCAACCACTAGCACCGAGATGCTGGAACTCCTTGACGATGAGGAGCACATTCTCGGAATCAAGATTGTTGGTGGTGATCATAGGCTAAAGGTATACATTCTATCCACTTCTATATTTATCATTAATCATTATCATTATTAAGTTTTGTATTGTCGAGATGCTGTTTAGGTCCTGTTATTTAAATTTTGTTCGAGAATTAGAGAAGGTGGTCGAGTCTGCGTACAAGTTTTCTGTAGTTATTTAATGGATTGATCAATTAGATTACTCGATCATTCATTTTTTGCTTCTTTGAAAGTTTTGCAGTCTTTTCTGAATTTGGTGAGAGTTTACTATTTCCATTATCATGGCATTTTGCCTTCTGGAGATATGAACTTGAATTTGGGTTTTGGGTAGTGTATAATGGGCCATCTCATAGACAGCTCCATGTCACCAAGTGATCGCTGTTCTAGCTTCCCAGCTCTCTATTTTAATGTGTAAAGCAATTGAGGGAGTCTCGAAAACTACATGTAGGATGAGATGGAATTTGGTGATTTCTGATCTTGCATGTGCTTGCCAGTTTTGTTGTTATAGGAGCCGTCTTGTACTGGTTTGGGCAATATTCCAatggttgtcttatttttaggTTATTTTATTGTAGGGGCCTTGATATTACTAGTCATGTAGTGCAGTTTTGCATTTGGGAGCTACAATTTGGTGCCATCTCTTTATCTTTATGCTATAGTGTGTAACTTGTGAAATTGCCTTACCCCCTTTATTTTAAAGAGTGAATGGAATATTATATGGTGGAATATTAAGATACATGCATGCTTTTGGAGATTGTGGTTTTTTCTATGAAACATATATTGTTCAAGCAGGCAATCCTCTTTACCTTGATGATTTGGGACAAGAACTTGACATCCATATCATTTGTTGCGTTCACATGCATGCATTCTAGCACGTGCATGTCCATTGGTTGACAGGGCATTTGGAATCTGCCACTGAAGCTTCTGATTTTGAGATTTTGCGATTTCTTGTATGAAAAATATCTGAAACTTTTATGCCGCAATGCCTTTTGCTGATATTGTTCCAATTTCTCATTCTATTTTCCCCATTTCTTGATTTTGCAGAACTATTCGTCAATTATGACTGTCCATCCAGAGGTTATTGATGGAAGACATGGGACGTTAGTTATAGAATCATTTGTGGTGGATGTGCCTGATGGGAACACCAAGGATGAGACATGTTACTTTGTGAAGGCTCTCATCCAGTGCAATCTCAAATCTTTGGCTGATGTCTCAGAGAGGATGGCGTTGCAGGGCTGGGTTGAACCCATCAATCGATTCTGAATAGGTGGTTTCTGAATATGTAAAGTCATTAGGATGGCTGTGCCATTTGAGGGTTCTGATTCCAGAGGCTTTCTAGAGATTGGTGGGAGTACTCCTTCCATATTTCCAGAAGTTTTGCATGCAATTCATCTCATGGAGACCCTTTCTGCCTGTTTTTGCTTTTCCCTGCATTAGTAATTAGGTCTTTTAGACAAGTTTCCTGAGAACTTCCTATGAATGGAAAAGGATCGGCTTTTTTCCACTGTTGCTTTTACTAGTTTTTGCATGATGCTATGTAAATTACCATGGCCGTTTCTGTAAATATCCGTGTAACGCAGATGGTGCCTTTTGGACTGTAGGTTTTTATCTCTTTGCAGCTTCCGGGTGCAGGGATTACTAGTGACGGACATGAAGTAGCAGTGctttgttgattttgattttgtaaTGTCCTTTTTAGCGCACTATTGCAAAAAAATTATTAGCCTTTCTGAGTCGGGTTATGTGTATGCTTCGAATCATGCATGAGCTTATACTGCAGCATTTTAGTGCAGAAATTGCTGTGAATCTTACTGTTTTCATTTGGACCCTCTAGGTTAGTTTGTGTCCTCTCTCACATGGCTATAAATTTCAGGTCTGTTTGCTTTCTAATATGTGGAAGCGCAACGAGGAAGGTACGTGTAGTGAGAAGGCTGGTTACGTGGATTAAATTAAGCGTCTAAAAGTTATTAGGTTTGTGATTCCAAGGAGGCTTCCATAACATTTTGAAAGAGGAAGAAGATTGACCGGTGATAGGTTTAACTATGAAGTTGAATGCGTTAATTAAATCGATAATGATGAATctgaaattaaaatagagggtgaaAAGGTTGAGATTAATTAGTTGTTCATATTGATAAGTGGGCAAATAATTACTCAATTTTGTAGTAAAAGtttattgaattaaataaatCTCACTTgccatttataaattttataaattttgtgaTATTCATTTGTTTGGAAAGTGGACTCTGCCTCCTATATCTAACGCTAACGCACGTGCTTTACTAGAGAATGAATACTCACGTTTTTCAAGGCAGGAAGGGCCCTGCTTTCTCAAGAAGAGAACGGTAGCATAATGATACTGTAGAAGTTAGCTCTTAAATACGGTAAAATACATCTTTCCGGAAAAATCTTGCATAATGGGAAAATAATGCTTTAAAATTCAACTCCTTCggagtaaaaaaaaatttacgaTTTCCTGGATTCTTTAAACAATCTTTCATTGATTTTGCAATCATTTTAGCTTCATGCTGAATCTGATGATGAATCAAGATTCAA harbors:
- the LOC110652706 gene encoding abscisic acid receptor PYL9, with the translated sequence MNGDDAYGVFEAQYIWRHHRHQPGENQCTSVLVKHIKAPVHLVWSLVRRFDQPQKYKPFVSRCVVNGESGEPGIGSVREVNVKSGLPATTSTEMLELLDDEEHILGIKIVGGDHRLKNYSSIMTVHPEVIDGRHGTLVIESFVVDVPDGNTKDETCYFVKALIQCNLKSLADVSERMALQGWVEPINRF